ctctctgctccagttgcatgctctgcttttccctcccaTTTAATTTCCGCCCTGAGTGCCTCCACTTGCTCCCTGTGCCTCCCTCGGTAGCTAGAGTGGGTCCTTCTCAGAGTGACTGGCCTCTGACCTTGTCCTGCTCTCATGTTCATAGCCTGTCTTGGTTTTGCTGCCCAGGATTGTAACAAAAGGAACAGAGGCAGTCAGcatataaaaaccaaaatggtACATTTTCATAGAAAAGCCACTGctttgaatgaaaatatttcagtcagaaagaacacttttcctttaaaaaagtgaGAAGCACTTCTACCAGTACACGCAGACCGACCTGTCCATCCCCCAGCCCTTCTTCTGTAGGAAATGAGTGGGGCTGAGTACCACTTTGCATCCAGCGACCTTTATGTTTCAGACCTTCGGCAGAACATCCTCATAGGGTCACATGAGGATTTGGCGCCTTCCCAAGCCATCTGAAAGCCTCCTATTAGGAAATGTAAGTGCTTGGCTTAAATCTTTGTTGCTATTAAATAGTGAGGCTCTTAGGTATTTCAGCTAAGATCTGAACCCCCACTTAGCAATGAGTGTCAGCTTTGCAGTCTGACTGAGACAGCACAACAGGGATTTTCATGTTTCCCAGATAGGAACTGAGACCCTTTAGCTCAGCCCCAGGACTAGCACTCTGCTCTGAAACAGCTTGGTCACTGGAATTGAAATGAATGCATTGGGGTCACAGAGATAAAGCCCAGGACCTACAAAATCCAAGAGAGCATCAAACCCTTTTGCTAGGCTGTCCTTCTCATCCCAGAGACTTCATGGACTCAATTTTTACTGATATTCTATCGTGTAGTCTAGgataaacacatttctttgaGCGTGTTGTACCCTAAGGGGTGTACATTTGCTGGTGGAGTTTCATTTTCCAGAGCTATCGCTCTTGGAGATTCTTGTGAtttgtcctctgctgctgccctttctctccccatttCAGCTCTGTAACTTGAGTTCTGCCTGGGTTCTGTTAGAAAGATGGCAGGCTTCTTTGCCATTGGTGAAGAtcagttttaacttttttatatacatttaaaaactgtaatatattaataaaatgggAGACGACACCCCCAGGTATGCATTGGAAAAGATTTCCCCTGTGTTTTTGTCTCTGTTAAACGGTTTTTGTTAAGGGGAGTTCCCAGGTCAGGAGTAGTCCGAGACAGTGGATTCTGTCTTCTGTGGGTCTGTGCTGACTCAGCTAGCAGCAGCCTACGAGGGTTTGGGAGCAGACTGGGCCAGGATGGCGGGGGACgattacacacacaaaaacgCGCTGCCGTGCCTAGGAGAGCGGGGCctgagagcagggcaggggccagcaggagctggggagggggtctGGGGCTGCTGTCTGGGGGCAAGCAAAATAGCTGAGGTCCCAGGCACTcaacatacagattttaaaTCTGCCCGATTTTAAAAGCTGCGgtttccaaagcagcagcactgggacagGTAGTAACTTAAGAAGGGCTCAAGAGATGCTGTGGTGCCTGGGAACGTTTCTGCTCTAACACTAGCTGGGCGAGCCACATTTCTGTTGCTCTGCAGAGCGAGAGctctgaagaaaggaaacagcagcagtgacgGGGGCTGGGGGTGGTTTAACCCTTGAGTCTCAGCCTGGGGAGATGAACACCCAGCAAGTTTCATGCTTCAGATTGTTGTGCTTACCCTGCAGGATGTGGTTTTaaaggcagcacagctgggttTACCATACAAGGCGCTGAACAGCTAGGAGGGAGATTGCAAGATACAAAGAGCACTAACCCCCGGCAGCTCTAAAACCACTCTGGGCCATGTTCTCAGTTCTGCAAAACATCACTGCTCCAGGGATGCTTGCTCAGCCTAGCCATACAGCCCATTGCCACAAATGGGATGTGAGAAGCTCCGACCACTCTGGGTGTACAAGGTCTAAATTTTGCTTCAAGCTACACCCCGGTGCTTCTGCCACCATTTATGGGGCTGCGTGTTTGCCTAGCGTTTGCCCCAGTCAGTGCCATCCTACGCTCTCCTTATCTCAGTGGGATCAGCACCCATCCAGTGAcatctctctgcctctgtgtttagctgcactgcagaaatacttctttgtCCTCCCAAGGGCGCGGTGCTGAGGAGCCTCTCACAAATAGATGAGTTGTAAATGCTGCCTCTGCTGGCTCTTTGATTTGTGCGGAGCATACCCACCCGCTCTGCTCTGggtttctcctgctctctgggTGTGGTTAGCCACCTTTGCTCATTGCTTTGAGATCTGATGGTGATGAAAGCGCTACGAACTAGGCAGTCTGCTGGTCACTTTTTTCCTAAGGTTCTACCCAGATGGTTTTGCAGACCAAAGGCAGGCATTGGCGTATTCTGCCTGCAACGGCCACATCAGGCTCACCCTTCACTGGAGCAGGTTAGAGCGGAAAAACCACTAAGATATTATTCCGCTCCTGTGAAGAGCAAAATGTTGTCGCGTAAACAGCCAACACCATAGGAAAAGAGGTCATTTTCTTGTTCACTGTCCGCAAGGCTGATCACACGCTGATTCCTGTAAGGGCACATGGGGTGGACCCACAGCTTTGCACAGCCTACGTGTTGTTTCGCGGCGTCAGATGCGTCACAGATTTGTGGCCAGTTTTTATTGAGTGTTAACTTTTTTGGTGCTTGCTTTGTACCACTGAGTCACAAGGCAATTCACAGCCTGGTCCTCTCTAAAGCCTGTCACCCAGATTCTTCgaaaagcaggaaaaggcaaCCTACAGGTGTGTGCAACTGGCACATGGAGGCTGACCTGGTTTCTGAGGTTTCTAACTGCTAGCTGATCCTGTCTGTTATGTGCCTCCCGTTTTGGTCATAGTCAGACCACATTAGCCGCttctgctcagagctggggaGCGGGGACCttgccaggaggagctgggttGGTGTGGGGAGACCCAGCGCTGCTCAGTGTCTGGAAAGGTGGTTGAGCTGGGAAAGGCTCTGAAAGTTTGCTCGACTGCATCCTGTACTCAGCACGCTGGGATGGCTAGCGAGCCTGAAAGAGGGGTTGCCAATGCCTGGTCACAAAGGCGAGTCACTCTCCggggggctgcagaggcagaagagggtGGGGGAGCCTCCCAAGAACATTGGACGTGCAGGGAGCGTGGACTGCCTCCGGCCTTCGCTGCCTGGCCAACTCTGCTGCCACGTGTTTTGCACGGTCTCAGCTGCAGTTTTCGTCCCCTCTGCTGTTCCCGTTTCCTCTTTGGGCCCAGCCCCAGCGAGCTCTTCTGGGGAGCCAGCACAGCTTGCTTCTTTGCTCATGCTTCACTCCCCTAAGCACCGAGGCAACTTGCAGCCTGCCTGGGCGCCAGGGACCTGGCAAGCCACTGCGGTTTGGAGACTGCGATTAGATGCCAAACCCTGCCTGTGCAGAGGAAACGTTCTCCCATCCTCCTTCCTGCCAGCCCCCCAGCTCTGTCCCGGGGACTGAGGCACGCAGGCGCTTTGCAGGGGTGACACAGACCCTGCTGAGCGTCTCTGTCCTCCTGGTGTCCCCGCTCCCCGTTCTGGAAGGGGAGTTAAATGAGACAAAGCCTCTGGTAGTGCCAGGGGCGGCAGCCCTCTCCCTTCACAAGGACCGCCATCCTCAGCTTCAGCAACGGACCCGGATGTCGTTGAGATCCTGGCACAGAGAGGCGGCACAGCCATGGGCACCTGCCTGCGCCGGCAGAGCAGCGTCCTGCCAGGACAGGCAGGAGCCTTatggctctgcaggcagatcGCATCCAGCGTGCACCTTCCCTAGCGACTGCACGGCTCCCCAGGCCTCAACACAACCGATGGAGCAGGGAGGCTACGGGACAGGCTTATCTTTAATGAGAGGAATACAGAAGTGCAAGAGGTCCTGGAAAGAGCAGAGTGCTACAAGCAGCCCATCCTGGCAAGGAGCCAGAGGGCTCTCTAGGCAAAAACCCGCACCATCTTCTGCCAGCAGTGAGCTTACGAAGGCAGTGCCAGGGCAGGGTACCAGTGCTCTCGGGCACTGGCGGTGGCTTTGCTGTAATATCACTCCTGGTGTGAAGTAGTCGCAGGCCCCAGCGTCTTCCCACTTCACCTGCGGGCCTTGGCAGGTGCCAGCCGGCTGTACTGTCCGTCGTCCCGCTCGCCAAGGggctaggaggaaaaaaaaaaggtgagatgAGCTACAGTTGTGTCTGtccagccctggcagggaggGTACAGGGGAAGCTGGCCCAGCCCTCTCTTTGCCAAGCTTTTGGCAagctctccctccccacacacagAGCTTAACAGCCCCAGGGAGTAAGAGGCAGGGGGTGGCTGAGCTTGCCCCATCCTCTGGGTCACTCAGGGGGAGGTGGCTGCGAATGGCCCAGCGGAGAGCAATCTCCAACGCGGCTCAGTGCCTCCAGGCATCGAGTATCCCCCAGCAGCTGTGCCGTCACGGCCACGCCGGTCCCACCACGCAGCCCCGCACCACACAGAGGTGCTGAAGCCCacgcacacgcacgcacacacgtGCGTGCCCACACTCACCTGGTAGAGCTGCTCGTTGGCAATCAGGTTCTGCCTGTCAGAAGctaaatgaagaaagaaggtGGTCAAGGATTAGGGGAGTCATGGGCAGTGCGGTGAACATTCGCAAACAAACCCAAGCAGCTGGCTGCTTTCAGCCCTGTGCTTTTACTTCCTCTGGGAGGCTCGGTGGAAAGCCCCTGCAAGGCCTCAGATGTTCCTGTGTCACCAGCTGCTGTCCCTGGGATGATGTTTTGGTTAACCTTGTGCATTTGCTGGCTTCTCCTGGGAAGCTGAGCTAGGGGCAGGAAGGGTGCACGGAGTGCTCACGTGGATCCCTACCCTAGACACGctgtgtgctggctgctgcctgcagcttgcAGTGACTCGGCTCTGTGGGCAGTGATGGAAAGTCCCTAGGTACCGTGCAGCTCCTAGAGATGCCCAGGCACTTCCCGTCCCCATCCGCGGGCAGCCAGTGGGCCTCTCCCCTCACCTCGTGACATGCGTCCCTTGTCCTGGCCGGTGATGCAATACACAGCAACCGCCAGGAAGACGGTGGCGACAACATCCGCGATCACGATCCCCGAGATGGTGGGAGCGTCCACTTCGATGCAGTTCTGGCACACTGGAAGCCCAAAAGGACACAGACACTGAAAGCAGGGCCATGACCAGGACCCTGCCCCTTGGCCGCCTCCgccctgctgccagggccaGGCTGAGCCCAAGGCgctcagccagctctgccagtcCAGGCAGGCTCCAGTCCCAGGGCGACAGAGACCAGGGATTAAGTTTGGCTTGCCGTGTGACCCAAGGCAGTGGTGCAGGCTGCCACGTGTCCCCAGCACTCAGGGCAggccacagcagggccagcgAGCAGCTAGCAATGAGGCAGCCAGGAATGCCACTACATGACGCTGTAGAGCTCTCACGGGGACACCAGATGCAGGGGAACGTGCAGCTTGGCTGTTCCCAAGGGCAACCTAGAACACGAGCTGTCAGGACTTCTGCAAACTGGTGGAACCACCCTCAAACTCTGGGAAATCAGTAGTTCCCTCAAAAATTTGCTTGGGTGACAACTCCAAGCAGTTCTGGCTCTAGAAACCACATTTGCAACACTTACTTCGATAGTGCAATTGGAGGTGGAAGCTTTTCCTTCCGCTTTCCGTTTCACATGTATAGGTACCTCTGGGATCATCGTAAACTGCACCCAAGTCCAGCTGTGTTGTGTTTCCTATCGTTTTCCCATCTTTTAGCCATATGACTTCACTTTGGCTGCCTGTTACACATTGCAGGAACACCTTCCCACTGGCTTCTTTCACGATTATGTTCTCTCCtgtaaaaaaaaggagagcagAGCGCTTCACAGCTGAGTTCTTAACCCTCACAGTGGTGCAGAACTCAGAGATCTCGTTCATGGAGATGGCTAGCGCAGAGAGCATCCCATTAGGCTATCCCCCCTGAGCAGCGGAAAGGACACCACGAACAAAAAACTCTGGAAAAAGCAGACTACCCAGCAGAAAAGTAGTCCAGTGTTCAACTGGTGGTTACGTTAATGCAGCTCTGGGTAGTTGAGAGATCCACATTACCTCAGAGTGAACACTAACTGGATTTGGGCATCTAGCTGGACTCCATTCAAACTGTATGTGCATGACCCTCATCCCGCACACAGATTGCATTGGTGTTGAAGTGCAACTGCAGCGAGAGACATTTCAACGGAAAGCGAAATGTTTCCACCAGCAGGGACAGGAGCTGAGCCCAAATGGGGAGGCAAAAACCCATTTGGGTTTTTACCCAAtagtaaaaaacatttttagtgaaaagcatgcaaaaaaccGCACAGAATTGCTTTCTCGGCCCAAAGGCATCACCTTCAGAGTCTCCAAATGGAGAGTAAATTCCCTGTCTTATTTGCTGAGCGCCGGAGGGGAGTACAGAATACAGCCTCTCCTGCTTGCATATCTGTGCAGGGCGCAAAGCCCACGGCTACTTAGGTCTAACACCACAGTACTGCCAAGTCCAACTTTACATGCTCCGTCATTGCAAGGCGGGTTTGAGCTAGAACAGATAGCCACGGAGTAACGCACACGGCTCCAGACTGTCGCAGCAATGGTCTAGGGCAGGCAAGGTCGTCAGAGCGACCCCGTCCTCATGAACCGTTGCGCTGATTTGCTCCCTTTTCCCCCATCGGCATTTACGAACCTCACGACAAGGTGCCGCGATGGAAAACCCCAGCAAGCCGCGGGGGCCTGCTTCCCAGCCACCCTCCCACCACCGCAGAGACGCCCGCGGTGCAAGCAATACAGGTGGCAGCCCCCAGGGACCATGGCGAGTGCCCAACGGGCACCGCTGCTGACCGGCTGCCGCCTGCGGGACGAGCCCCAGCCTCGCCATCTGCGCAGGGGTCCCTCGGGCGCACCACGCCGGGGGGCTCCACGTACTGCGTCGGTCTGCGCGGTGCCACCGCCGCTGCTCCAGCTGTGGGGCACAGCACCGCAGCAGCCCACGGGCAGCCGCTCACCCCGGGGACTTACCTCGGACGCCCCAGCTGGCCGCGGCCAGGCTGGCGAGGAGCGCCCAGGCACCCAGGGCCCTTCCCCTCCACATGGCACGAAGCGGTGGCGGCTCTTTCCCCCGTCCGGAGGAGAGGAGGTGGAGAGAGCTCCTCACCACGACGCGCCACCCGCCCCGAGATCTTTGTCAGGTACCGGATGCCGGGGGCTGgagcctccctcctccccagcagctggggGATGTCTGAGGTGCCCTGGGCCTGCCTCCTCGCCCcaaccccagccccagccatggCGCCCCTGGAAAGGCAGGGGAGGACAGCTGGGCCCGAGGTGGTGGGTCCCCCAGCAGCCGGggagccccagcagccagggagcCCCCAGCAGCCATGGACCCCCCGCAGCCAAGGGGCCCCCCACAGCCATGGACCCCCAGCAGCCAAGGAACCCCGCAGCAGCCATGGACCCCCAGCAGCCAAGGAACCCCGCAGCAGCCGGGGAGCCCCCCCAGCATCCACGTGTCCCCCACAGCCACGGAACCCCGCAGCAGCCGGGGAGCCCCCAGCATCCACGTGTCCCCCAGCAGCCACGGAACCCCAGCGGGAGCGGGAGCCGCCCCGAGCAAGCCTGTCGCACGCCGGCCACCGTAGCGGCATCCGCGCCGGCGCCGGCGCCGTCCCGTGGTGCtgcgcg
This Gymnogyps californianus isolate 813 chromosome 25, ASM1813914v2, whole genome shotgun sequence DNA region includes the following protein-coding sequences:
- the LOC127025805 gene encoding T-cell surface glycoprotein CD3 gamma chain-like isoform X1, with the translated sequence MNEISEFCTTVRVKNSAVKRSALLFFTGENIIVKEASGKVFLQCVTGSQSEVIWLKDGKTIGNTTQLDLGAVYDDPRGTYTCETESGRKSFHLQLHYRMCQNCIEVDAPTISGIVIADVVATVFLAVAVYCITGQDKGRMSRASDRQNLIANEQLYQPLGERDDGQYSRLAPAKARR
- the LOC127025805 gene encoding T-cell surface glycoprotein CD3 gamma chain-like isoform X2, yielding MWRGRALGAWALLASLAAASWGVRGENIIVKEASGKVFLQCVTGSQSEVIWLKDGKTIGNTTQLDLGAVYDDPRGTYTCETESGRKSFHLQLHYRMCQNCIEVDAPTISGIVIADVVATVFLAVAVYCITGQDKGRMSRASDRQNLIANEQLYQPLGERDDGQYSRLAPAKARR